In one window of Brassica rapa cultivar Chiifu-401-42 chromosome A07, CAAS_Brap_v3.01, whole genome shotgun sequence DNA:
- the LOC103830514 gene encoding EP1-like glycoprotein 3: protein MKFSSTSVLCLTLSFFLIGAQAKVPVDEQFRVVNEGGYTDYSPIEYNPDVRGFQPFNDNFRLCFYNTTPNAYTLALRIGNRAQESTLRWVWEANRGSPVKENATLTFGEDGNLVLAEADGRMVWQTNTANKGAVGIKILENGNMVIYDKNGKFIWQSFDSPTDTLLVGQSLKLSGRNKLVSRRSPSVNTNGPYSLVMEAKKLVLYYTTNKTPKPIAYYNYEFFSKITQLQSITFKAVEDIFDSTWGLHMEGVDSGSKFNVSTFLSIPKHNATLSFIRLESDGNVRVWSYSTAATATAWDVTYTAFTNDDTDGNDECRIPEHCLNFGLCKKGQCNACPSDKGLLGWDETCKTPSLASCDPKTFHYFKIEGADSFMTKYNGGSSATEKACGDKCTRDCKCLGFFYNRKSSRCWLGYELKTLTRTGDSSLVAYVKAPNANKK, encoded by the coding sequence atgaaattctCAAGCACATCAGTTCTCTGCTTAActctctccttcttcttgatcGGAGCACAAGCCAAAGTACCCGTCGACGAGCAGTTCCGAGTAGTCAACGAAGGAGGCTACACCGACTACAGTCCCATCGAATACAACCCTGACGTGCGTGGCTTCCAGCCTTTCAACGACAACTTCCGTCTCTGTTTCTACAACACAACCCCAAACGCATACACTCTCGCCCTCCGAATCGGCAACAGAGCTCAAGAATCCACTCTCAGGTGGGTCTGGGAAGCTAACAGAGGCTCACCGGTCAAAGAAAACGCGACGTTGACTTTCGGCGAAGACGGAAACCTCGTACTCGCCGAAGCCGATGGTCGCATGGTGTGGCAAACTAACACGGCTAACAAAGGTGCCGTGGGGATCAAGATCTTGGAGAATGGCAATATggtaatatatgataaaaacgGAAAGTTTATATGGCAGAGTTTTGATTCTCCGACAGACACTCTTCTTGTCGGTCAATCACTTAAACTCAGTGGTCGGAACAAACTCGTAAGCAGACGGTCTCCATCGGTTAACACAAACGGACCATACAGTCTCGTGATGGAAGCCAAGAAGCTAGTCTTGTACTACACGACAAACAAGACTCCGAAACCTATCGCTTATTACAACTACGAGTTCTTCTCCAAGATCACTCAACTACAGTCCATTACGTTCAAAGCCGTGGAAGATATTTTCGACAGCACTTGGGGTTTGCACATGGAAGGCGTTGACTCTGGTTCTAAATTCAACGTCTCAACGTTCCTCTCGATTCCCAAACACAATGCCACGTTGAGTTTCATTCGCTTAGAATCAGACGGAAACGTTAGAGTTTGGAGTTATAGTACCGCAGCGACTGCGACAGCTTGGGACGTGACCTACACGGCGTTTACTAACGACGACACTGACGGTAACGACGAGTGTAGGATCCCTGAGCATTGTTTGAACTTTGGTTTGTGTAAGAAAGGTCAGTGTAACGCTTGTCCTAGCGACAAAGGGCTTCTTGGATGGGACGAGACTTGTAAGACTCCGAGTCTAGCGAGTTGCGATCCAAAGACATTTCATTATTTCAAGATCGAAGGAGCTGATAGTTTTATGACTAAGTATAACGGTGGTTCCTCGGCAACGGAGAAAGCGTGTGGGGACAAGTGCACGAGGGATTGTAAGTGTTTAGGGTTTTTCTACAACAGGAAGAGTTCAAGGTGTTGGTTGGGTTATGAGCTCAAGACATTGACAAGGACCGGAGATTCTTCGCTTGTTGCTTATGTCAAGGCTCCTAATGCTAACAAGAAGTGA
- the LOC103830515 gene encoding EP1-like glycoprotein 1, whose amino-acid sequence MKLQLEILLATALAIATVSVVIAQVPPEKQFRVLNEPSYAPYITEYDAGYRFLSSENQSFFTLPFQLMFYNTTPSAYVLALRVGSRRDLDYTRWIWDANRNNPVGDNSTLSLGRDGNLVLAELDGQIKWQTNTANKGVTGFKILPNGNMVLHDKNDKFIWQSFDYPTDTLLVGQSLKLNGVNKLVSRTSDVDGSDGPYSMVLGNKGLTMYVNKTGQPLAYGGWPSQDYRGTVTFTVRREFDNLTEPSAYELLLEPAPQPTTTNPGNNRRLLQSRPLGILSKVNYNCTISYLRLGSDGSLKAFSYFPAATYLEWEETFAFFSRNFVRPCGLPSFCGEFGYCSRGMCVGCPTPKGLFAWSEKCSAPKTTEFCGGRNKGKTVKYYKIVGVEHFNGPYVNDGQGPVSVNECKAKCDRDCKCLGYFYKEKDKKCLVAPLLGTLIKDANTSSIGYIKY is encoded by the coding sequence ATGAAGCTACAATTAGAAATCTTGTTAGCCACGGCACTTGCCATTGCCACTGTTTCAGTGGTTATAGCCCAAGTCCCTCCCGAGAAACAATTCAGAGTCCTCAACGAACCATCCTACGCCCCATACATCACCGAGTACGACGCTGGCTACCGTTTCCTCAGCTCAGAGAACCAGAGCTTCTTCACACTGCCTTTCCAGCTCATGTTCTACAACACCACCCCTAGCGCCTACGTCTTAGCTCTCCGAGTCGGAAGCAGGCGTGACTTGGACTACACACGTTGGATCTGGGACGCAAACCGGAACAACCCCGTCGGGGATAACTCAACTCTCTCACTCGGCCGCGACGGAAACCTCGTGCTGGCTGAGTTAGACGGTCAAATAAAATGGCAGACTAACACAGCCAACAAAGGCGTCACCGGGTTCAAGATCCTCCCCAATGGTAACATGGTGCTACACGACAAAAACGACAAGTTTATTTGGCAGAGCTTCGACTATCCGACCGACACACTTCTTGTCGGCCAGTCGTTAAAACTTAACGGAGTTAACAAACTCGTTAGTCGTACATCCGACGTGGACGGCTCAGATGGACCGTACAGTATGGTGCTCGGTAACAAGGGTTTAACAATGTACGTTAACAAAACCGGACAGCCGTTAGCTTACGGTGGGTGGCCGTCACAGGACTACCGCGGCACCGTCACGTTCACTGTTAGAAGAGAGTTCGATAACTTAACGGAGCCGTCAGCTTACGAGCTCCTCCTAGAACCAGCTCCACAACCGACAACGACGAACCCTGGTAATAACCGCAGGTTACTCCAATCCCGACCCCTAGGAATTCTAAGCAAAGTCAACTACAACTGTACTATATCGTATCTAAGACTTGGATCCGACGGTAGCCTCAAGGCCTTCTCGTACTTTCCTGCGGCTACGTATCTCGAATGGGAAGAGACTTTTGCTTTCTTCTCCAGGAACTTCGTCCGTCCATGTGGCTTGCCGTCGTTTTGCGGCGAGTTTGGGTATTGCAGTCGAGGAATGTGCGTTGGGTGTCCTACACCGAAGGGTTTGTTTGCTTGGAGCGAGAAATGCTCAGCACCTAAAACGACTGAGTTTTGCGGCGGGAGAAACAAGGGTAAAAcggtaaaatattataaaatagtcGGTGTTGAGCATTTTAATGGTCCGTATGTTAACGATGGACAAGGACCAGTTTCTGTAAACGAATGCAAGGCGAAATGCGATCGTGATTGCAAGTGTTTGGGTTACTTTTACAAGGAGAAGGACAAGAAATGTTTGGTCGCTCCTCTTCTTGGTACGCTCATCAAAGACGCTAACACTTCTTCTATTGGTTATATCAAATATTAG